Sequence from the bacterium genome:
CCCCTAGCCTTTAAAATCGCGATCGTTTCTCGTTCAATTAAAGTAAATTGATAGTAGTTTTTACCCATATCCACTCAGAATACTCATCTATTCTAAGTGGTGCACTTGCTTATTGAACCCAGGGAGTGTCAAAAAGGCCCGACTTTTTTGCCTGTTTCGGAAACTTTTTTCCGTTTTTTAGTGATAGAATGGGGTGTTTGGCTAAAATGAACAATGAAGAGAATGAATAGAAGTGAAAGCAGAGGAAACAGCCTTATTTGGCTCTTATTTTAAGTTCCTTCATTTTATTATAAAGAGTGCGGGGCGTGATTCCTAAAATTTCAGCCGCTTTACCATAATGATCACCCGTGTGAGCCAGTGTATTATGAATCCATTCCTTTTCGATAATATGTAAAGCCTGACGTGATATTTCTTTTAAACTCATCGAAGGGTCGTAGCTGAATTCAATTTTCTTGGTGCTTAATTTTTTAGTCGCGTTTTTAATTTCGGAAGGCAAATTTTTTACATCGATATCTGTATCGCTAGTTACTACAAGTCGTTCAATAATATTACGCAGTTCTCTCAAGTTTCCGGGGTAATCATATTCAATTAAGCACGTCATGGCTTTTTCGCTAATATGAGGGATGAGCCGGTTGTTTTTTTTAGCCATGATTTCTAGAAAACGATAGATGAAGAGGGGAAGATCATCTTTTCTCTCGCGCAATGGCGGGATAATCAGGGGAAATACATTAAGACGGTGATAGAGATCGAGTCTAAAAAGTCCTTTATCGGATACTTCTTTTAAATCTACGTTGGTGGCTGTAATAAAACGTACCGAGGTTTTAATAGATTTATGACCACCAACACGCTCAAAAGTTTGTGTTTCAATATAGCGCAATAGTTTGGCCTGAATTTCGGGTGAAATATTGCCAATTTCATCTAAAAATAAGGTGCCTCCATCAGCCATTTCAAATTTTCCAGGCTTGGTTGTATTAGCTCCGGTAAAGGCGCCTTTTTCGTGTCCAAAGAGTTCGCTTTCAATTAAATTGGGAGCCATGGTGCTGCAATCAACCACAACAAAAGGTTTATCTTTTCGGTTGGAGAGTTTGTGAATGCTTTGGGCCACAACTTCTTTACCCACGCCCGATTCCCCTAAAATAAGGATATTTGTATTGGATCCGGAAGCAATTTTAATAAGCCTGTTAATGTCCTGCATGGCAGGCGATGAGCCAAAAATGTCTTCAATGGTATCAGTGGATATGATTTTGGCCATAATTGGGTTGGATTAAAGGCGTTAGGGCTAATTTTTTGTTTAAAAATATCTATTTTAAGATATGATATTTCCTTAAGTGATTGTATTATAGGTACTTAACTATAAGTTTTATACTTCAAAAATAACTACTGATAAAGAGGAAAGAATGAAAATCTTAATTATCGATGATGAGCCAATTGCCCGCATGTTGCTAAATGATATTTTAGAAGATTTTTCTTGGGAAATTGTTGAAGCCGAAAACTGTTTTGATGCCTATGAAAAAATAAAAGGGGGCGAATCGTTTGATGTTGCTCTCGTAGACTGGAATACCCCCAAAATGTCAGGTCTTGATTTTGTAAAAAATGTACGTGAATTATCTAACGGTAAAGACATTCCTCTTATTATGACCACCGGCCAGAATGATATGGAAAACGTTCAGGCAGCCTTAATGGCAGGTGCCAATGAGTATCTCATGAAGCCCTTCGATAAAGCGATGGTGCTTGATAAGCTCAGGATGGTTGGTTTAAATCTTCCGGAATAAAATTTCATTAACAGTATTGATAAGTTCCTTTTTGCTAAAAGGTTTTTGCATGAAACTAACCTTTTTATCTGCCCGTAATTTTACTAAATCGGCATTGTCTGTATAACCACTAGCCATCATCACAGGTGTTGTTTTATTAAACTTTTGAATTTCATAAAACGTTTCGATGCCCGAAATACCGGGCATAATAATATCCATAATAATTAAATCAAAATTACTTTTTGGATCTTTTAGAAGAGTAAGTGCTTCGTTACCATTTGAGGCTTCTATAATAATGGCGCCGTACTCGGATAAAACATCATTTAAAAAACTGCGAATATGTGTTTCGTCATCTACAACAAGTATAGATTTATTGGTAAAGTGTATGTTGTCATCTAACACAAGCGAATCAGGCTCATCAGCATTTTGAGCACTTTTTAAAGTTGCCGGCAAATAAATGACAAAAGTAGCACCTTTACCCTGTATATAAGGAGCCAGTATTGTTTGCCCTTCATGGCTTTGCACTATGCCCATGATCATTGATAATCCAAGGCCCGTTCCTTTTCCGGAAGGTTTTGTTGTAAAAAAAGGTTCAAAAATTTTTTCTCTTAACGCATCGTTGATGCCAGGGCCTGTATCTTCACAAGTAAGCTCTATATATTGCCCTGCTTTTAATTTAAGTTGAGGTTGGTCGGTGGTAAATAAAATATTTTTGGTTGTGAAAAATATATTTCCCACATCATTCATGGCATCGCGGGCGTTAATCCCTAAATTCATGATAATTTGAGAAAGTTGAGTGGAATCACCTTCTACATTCAAGAGTTGGTCATCCAGATTTTTATGGATTGTAACATTTTTACCCACTGTACTTTGTAAAATTTCAATAGTTTGGTTAATGAGGGTGTTGAGATTAAGTACGGTTTTTTCATAGGCACCCTTGCGAGCAAAGGCTAATAACTCGCGTGTGAGTTGGGCGCCACGCTGAGCCGAAGAAGAAATTACAGCCAGTCTCTTTTGAGCTTTTTCATTATCTGTTAATTGCTCCTTTAAGAGAGAAGCATAACCCAATATGCCACCCAATAAATTATTAAAATCGTGAGCAATACCGCCAGCCAGTTTACCTATC
This genomic interval carries:
- a CDS encoding sigma-54 dependent transcriptional regulator codes for the protein MAKIISTDTIEDIFGSSPAMQDINRLIKIASGSNTNILILGESGVGKEVVAQSIHKLSNRKDKPFVVVDCSTMAPNLIESELFGHEKGAFTGANTTKPGKFEMADGGTLFLDEIGNISPEIQAKLLRYIETQTFERVGGHKSIKTSVRFITATNVDLKEVSDKGLFRLDLYHRLNVFPLIIPPLRERKDDLPLFIYRFLEIMAKKNNRLIPHISEKAMTCLIEYDYPGNLRELRNIIERLVVTSDTDIDVKNLPSEIKNATKKLSTKKIEFSYDPSMSLKEISRQALHIIEKEWIHNTLAHTGDHYGKAAEILGITPRTLYNKMKELKIRAK
- a CDS encoding response regulator, coding for MKILIIDDEPIARMLLNDILEDFSWEIVEAENCFDAYEKIKGGESFDVALVDWNTPKMSGLDFVKNVRELSNGKDIPLIMTTGQNDMENVQAALMAGANEYLMKPFDKAMVLDKLRMVGLNLPE
- a CDS encoding response regulator, producing MKLQNKISALVLSLVFFLTLILFVLVQSKLSVEFREIETDLAQKNTKRVVDAMQNMVDTLYANQGDWSLWDDTFYFIQNHNQAYIDSNLTDASIATTGVDFMLFVNLQGKVIHHKSINHENRTETATPDFILKLVSPEYGMLNFKDTQDHHQGVITLNDTFYVISAQPVLLSSGEGDSGGTLIWGYKLGNSVINKINDITHNKFSILLSDKLDKTISQDLQNKSIVSRIIDDNAYYTYTYFPNYKGDHEYYIETRLERPLYNQYIKTIKAIGFGLCTVAFLFGLILISTIHKTVTRPLLDLGMDLESITLSQNTSLRLTKASDDEIGKIRTTINSMLDAIDQSREKISSIQEQLYQSQKMESIGKLAGGIAHDFNNLLGGILGYASLLKEQLTDNEKAQKRLAVISSSAQRGAQLTRELLAFARKGAYEKTVLNLNTLINQTIEILQSTVGKNVTIHKNLDDQLLNVEGDSTQLSQIIMNLGINARDAMNDVGNIFFTTKNILFTTDQPQLKLKAGQYIELTCEDTGPGINDALREKIFEPFFTTKPSGKGTGLGLSMIMGIVQSHEGQTILAPYIQGKGATFVIYLPATLKSAQNADEPDSLVLDDNIHFTNKSILVVDDETHIRSFLNDVLSEYGAIIIEASNGNEALTLLKDPKSNFDLIIMDIIMPGISGIETFYEIQKFNKTTPVMMASGYTDNADLVKLRADKKVSFMQKPFSKKELINTVNEILFRKI